One part of the Tenacibaculum sp. 190130A14a genome encodes these proteins:
- a CDS encoding GNAT family N-acetyltransferase: MNSIVTREARKEDLDILLEFEQGVIEAERPFDPFLKKGDINYYDIEKLISSEKIHLVVALHGEEIVGSGYVRIEKSGSYHINDLNGYIGFMYVKPSFRGKRISSVILESLKIWAKNKGLKELRLDVYNANFTAIKSYERFGFNKSLVNMKMEI; the protein is encoded by the coding sequence ATGAATTCAATTGTTACAAGAGAAGCAAGAAAAGAAGACTTAGATATCTTGTTAGAGTTTGAACAAGGGGTTATTGAAGCAGAAAGACCCTTCGACCCATTTTTAAAGAAAGGAGATATCAATTACTACGATATAGAAAAGCTAATATCTTCCGAAAAAATTCATTTGGTGGTTGCATTGCATGGTGAGGAAATTGTGGGGTCTGGTTATGTGAGAATTGAAAAATCTGGTAGTTATCATATAAATGATTTAAACGGGTATATTGGTTTTATGTATGTAAAGCCTTCGTTTAGAGGTAAAAGAATAAGCTCAGTGATTTTAGAATCTTTAAAAATCTGGGCAAAAAATAAAGGTTTAAAAGAGCTTAGGCTCGATGTTTATAATGCTAACTTTACGGCGATCAAATCATACGAACGTTTTGGTTTTAATAAAAGCTTAGTTAACATGAAAATGGAAATCTAA
- a CDS encoding transporter yields MKLTRIIFIGLFMSLLQTINAQEKHHQSNEWKSNRPDGHAPISVMGDHYHHKGEVMFSYRFMYMNMEGLLKGSETVSNAEAHNAGYMVTPLSMPMKMHMLGAMYAPTDKITLMAMVNYIENDMDLQMRNMMTGMIMPFSTSSSGLGDLKLGMLYKFINENRGSLHANIAISIPTGEINEKDVTPMSSPNEIQLPYPMQIGSGTYDADLGLTYLGQAETVSWGSQLKATYRFGKNDFDYTLGNRYSLNSWFAVKTHKWLSFSARLEGLVVSSINGKNPNLNPMMVTTADTANSGGKFINGGIGFNVYAFKGSLKNLRFGFEFSTPVYQKLNGIQLKTKETITAGLQYAL; encoded by the coding sequence ATGAAATTAACAAGAATCATCTTTATAGGATTGTTTATGTCCTTACTACAAACTATAAACGCACAGGAAAAGCATCATCAAAGTAATGAATGGAAATCAAATAGACCTGATGGTCATGCACCTATAAGTGTTATGGGAGATCATTACCATCATAAGGGAGAAGTAATGTTTTCATACAGATTCATGTATATGAATATGGAAGGTCTATTAAAAGGTAGTGAAACAGTTTCTAATGCAGAAGCTCATAATGCTGGATACATGGTTACACCACTTTCAATGCCTATGAAAATGCACATGTTAGGAGCAATGTATGCACCAACAGACAAAATTACTTTAATGGCCATGGTAAATTATATTGAGAATGATATGGATTTACAAATGCGTAACATGATGACAGGAATGATTATGCCGTTTTCTACATCATCTTCAGGTTTAGGAGACCTTAAATTAGGAATGTTATATAAATTTATTAATGAAAATAGAGGTTCTTTACATGCCAACATTGCTATTTCGATTCCTACAGGAGAAATAAATGAAAAAGATGTTACACCAATGTCAAGTCCAAATGAAATTCAATTGCCATACCCAATGCAAATAGGGAGTGGAACCTATGATGCAGATTTAGGATTAACATATTTAGGGCAAGCCGAAACCGTATCTTGGGGTAGTCAGTTGAAAGCAACGTACCGTTTTGGTAAGAATGACTTTGATTACACTTTGGGAAATCGTTACAGCCTAAATTCTTGGTTTGCCGTTAAAACTCATAAATGGTTAAGCTTTTCTGCTCGTTTAGAGGGCTTAGTTGTGAGTTCAATAAATGGAAAGAACCCTAATTTAAACCCGATGATGGTTACTACTGCAGATACAGCCAATTCAGGAGGAAAGTTCATTAATGGAGGTATTGGTTTTAATGTATATGCTTTTAAAGGATCATTAAAAAACTTACGATTCGGATTTGAGTTTAGTACTCCAGTTTATCAAAAACTTAACGGAATTCAATTAAAAACTAAAGAAACAATTACCGCTGGATTGCAGTACGCTTTATAG
- a CDS encoding polyprenol monophosphomannose synthase, with product MLKYMKSDALVIIPTYNEKENIEAIIKATFNQKKDFDILIVDDSSPDGTASIVTNLQKEFPNRLFLESRSEKNGLGRAYIHGFNWAIAKGYDYVIEMDADFSHNPNDLIRLYECCFNEGADVAIGSRYSVGVNVVNWPMSRVLLSYFASKYVRFITRIPVHDTTAGFVCYKRKVLETIKLDKIEFVGYAFQIEMKYKAWKRNFNIKEVSVIFTDRVLGESKLSPGIIKEAIFGVVKMRFKGLPK from the coding sequence ATGTTAAAGTATATGAAGTCTGACGCTTTAGTCATTATACCTACATACAACGAAAAAGAAAACATTGAAGCAATAATTAAAGCTACTTTCAATCAAAAAAAAGACTTTGATATTTTGATTGTTGATGATAGTTCTCCTGATGGAACAGCTTCAATTGTTACAAATCTTCAGAAAGAGTTCCCCAATAGATTATTTTTAGAAAGTAGATCTGAAAAGAATGGTCTGGGTAGAGCATATATTCATGGATTTAATTGGGCAATAGCAAAAGGATATGATTATGTTATAGAAATGGATGCTGATTTTTCTCACAATCCTAATGATCTTATTCGTTTATATGAATGTTGTTTTAACGAAGGAGCAGATGTAGCTATCGGTTCAAGATATTCAGTAGGAGTAAATGTAGTTAACTGGCCCATGTCAAGGGTTTTATTGTCGTATTTTGCTTCGAAATATGTTCGATTCATAACAAGAATACCTGTGCATGATACCACTGCTGGTTTTGTATGTTATAAACGAAAGGTATTGGAAACAATAAAATTAGATAAAATTGAATTTGTTGGATATGCTTTTCAAATTGAAATGAAATACAAAGCTTGGAAACGTAATTTTAACATAAAAGAAGTCTCTGTAATCTTTACTGATAGAGTTTTAGGCGAATCAAAGTTGAGTCCGGGAATTATAAAGGAAGCTATCTTTGGAGTGGTTAAAATGAGATTTAAAGGGTTACCTAAATAG
- a CDS encoding DUF4271 domain-containing protein codes for MQAVERIVNYDYWISLFFVIAFVILAILKLLKPNGLYGYIVAFFTPGFFHKQAEKNTPFFSSFQLLLFVFTSLVLSLFFFEIIPAYVVHKSITTLSYIFGATTMYLLIRALLDAFIVSVLGLKGFLNYFLYSKLGYLKTLSIWLLPVLILNQYTIKSINFIVAFFLILVGFRFLLIIYNNKRLVVNKLFYFILYLCALEIAPLLILYKTTTT; via the coding sequence ATGCAAGCAGTCGAACGTATTGTAAATTACGATTATTGGATTTCTCTATTTTTTGTTATTGCTTTTGTAATACTTGCAATTTTAAAACTGTTAAAACCTAACGGTCTTTACGGATATATAGTTGCTTTTTTTACACCTGGGTTTTTCCATAAACAAGCTGAAAAAAACACACCTTTTTTTTCGTCTTTCCAATTACTTTTATTTGTTTTCACCTCTCTGGTGTTATCACTTTTTTTCTTTGAAATAATCCCTGCATATGTAGTACATAAAAGTATTACTACATTAAGTTACATTTTTGGAGCTACAACTATGTACTTATTAATAAGAGCACTTTTAGATGCATTTATTGTTTCAGTTTTAGGATTAAAAGGTTTTTTAAACTATTTCCTTTATTCAAAATTAGGCTATTTAAAAACTTTAAGTATTTGGTTATTGCCCGTATTAATCCTTAACCAATACACTATAAAAAGCATAAATTTTATCGTTGCCTTTTTTTTAATTTTAGTCGGCTTTCGCTTTCTATTAATAATTTATAACAACAAAAGATTGGTTGTAAACAAGTTATTCTATTTTATTTTGTACCTTTGCGCACTTGAAATAGCACCGCTATTAATTCTTTATAAAACAACAACTACGTAA
- a CDS encoding TonB-dependent receptor, translating to MKKFALLLCLGLLLPNFKGVSQTIFKGKIVNTQNEPIVGAAVVSLNNKKTGSVSDVEGRFIIKLNSPKVIISSVGYISKEVILSPTENMVVLEFALQSLEEVVVSASREVQKRREVPASIGLLDANQIKETKAFGIEQLVNQVPGVFMSTSKASSNEQHFMATRSPISTKSLFLYVEDGLPIRPVAVFNHNALLEMNNTTFERVEVLKGPASSIYGSEAIGGSFNFITKKPRRDFGGSVGIQINDLGLTRYELEASTTLKEKYGFYIGGHHIRRDNGVVGHSDYEKTAISFKNVNDFSENLQWTNSVTYINYRSDMSGSISEKNYTDANYESNQTFTEREAKAFRFRSTLDKFWNGTNKTSFNFIYRNNEMNQIPSYRIRQNRVSGVLDGTGSGEINSNKFKSYVGLVQHKIDFNFANSSLIIGATTDFSPQNYEAENIDVIVDVATAQNTNYTVRNNDFILKYDADIFNYAGYVQFETTPLENIKLTGALRYDGFTYDYDNLDEGNSGVRDTKISYHNYSPKLGVNLNLTEKSGIYSSYSKGFTPPQVGTLFRNGKNTSGNAFSLKPAKFHNYEIGGYFTIPSKLKVDVAIYQLDGIDRLISIRDDFGNFVQKNAGKTRSRGVELGVKYQFLENLYLNYSGSYATHKYLSFFENNIDYSNTDMQTAPNYIATTSLNYKPIQNLLLTLEHEQVGSYNTSFEGQAVIGQDTLGADVLGTSTYKGHNILNLRANYTYKQFEIWGQALNIFDTLYAVRASYSRWSKQNTYSIGNPRAFHFGVKYNF from the coding sequence ATGAAAAAATTCGCATTATTACTATGCCTAGGACTGCTATTGCCTAATTTTAAAGGAGTTTCACAAACAATTTTTAAAGGAAAAATAGTAAATACACAAAACGAACCAATTGTTGGAGCAGCTGTAGTTTCATTAAATAACAAGAAAACAGGAAGCGTATCGGATGTAGAGGGAAGATTTATTATAAAATTGAATAGCCCTAAAGTTATAATATCAAGTGTTGGATATATATCAAAAGAAGTCATACTCTCTCCAACGGAAAACATGGTAGTTTTGGAGTTTGCTCTTCAAAGTTTAGAAGAGGTAGTTGTTTCCGCTAGTAGAGAAGTACAAAAAAGGAGAGAAGTTCCTGCTTCTATTGGATTATTGGATGCAAACCAGATCAAAGAAACGAAAGCGTTTGGAATAGAACAGTTAGTAAACCAAGTGCCAGGAGTTTTTATGAGTACCTCAAAAGCATCGAGTAACGAACAACATTTCATGGCTACACGATCTCCTATCTCAACAAAGTCTTTGTTTTTATATGTAGAAGATGGTTTACCAATACGTCCAGTAGCTGTTTTTAATCACAATGCTTTATTAGAAATGAACAATACTACATTTGAAAGAGTTGAGGTGTTAAAAGGACCTGCATCTAGTATTTATGGTAGTGAGGCAATTGGAGGAAGTTTTAATTTCATTACTAAAAAACCAAGAAGAGATTTTGGCGGATCTGTTGGGATTCAAATAAACGATTTAGGATTGACTAGATATGAATTAGAAGCATCAACTACCTTGAAAGAAAAATATGGTTTTTATATTGGAGGACATCATATTCGAAGAGATAATGGAGTGGTTGGTCATTCCGACTATGAAAAAACGGCTATTTCTTTTAAGAACGTCAATGATTTTTCTGAAAATTTACAATGGACCAATAGTGTAACTTATATCAATTACCGATCAGATATGTCAGGGTCAATTTCAGAAAAGAATTATACAGATGCTAATTATGAAAGTAATCAAACATTTACGGAAAGAGAGGCAAAAGCATTTAGATTTCGCTCAACTTTAGACAAGTTTTGGAATGGTACTAACAAAACATCTTTTAACTTTATTTATAGAAATAATGAGATGAATCAAATACCTTCATATCGAATTAGACAAAACAGAGTTAGTGGGGTTTTAGATGGAACAGGTAGTGGAGAAATAAATTCGAATAAATTTAAAAGTTATGTTGGATTGGTACAGCATAAAATCGATTTCAACTTTGCAAATTCTAGTTTAATTATTGGAGCTACAACCGATTTTTCTCCTCAAAACTATGAAGCAGAAAATATAGATGTTATTGTAGATGTTGCTACTGCTCAAAATACCAATTATACTGTAAGAAATAATGATTTTATCTTAAAATATGATGCTGACATTTTTAACTATGCCGGGTATGTTCAGTTCGAAACAACTCCATTAGAAAATATAAAATTAACAGGAGCATTACGCTACGATGGTTTTACATATGATTATGATAATTTAGACGAAGGAAACTCTGGTGTACGAGACACTAAAATAAGTTATCATAATTATTCGCCTAAGTTAGGTGTGAATTTAAATTTAACAGAAAAATCGGGAATTTACTCAAGCTATTCAAAAGGATTTACACCTCCGCAAGTAGGAACACTTTTTAGAAATGGTAAAAATACTTCAGGAAATGCTTTTTCATTAAAACCAGCGAAATTTCATAACTACGAAATAGGAGGATATTTTACAATTCCTTCAAAGTTAAAAGTAGATGTTGCTATTTATCAATTAGACGGAATAGATCGATTGATTTCTATTCGAGATGATTTTGGAAATTTTGTTCAGAAGAATGCTGGAAAAACAAGATCTAGAGGTGTTGAATTGGGAGTGAAGTACCAATTTTTAGAAAACCTTTATTTAAATTATAGCGGTAGTTACGCTACACATAAATACCTTTCTTTTTTTGAGAATAACATAGATTATTCTAATACAGACATGCAAACGGCACCTAATTATATTGCCACAACTTCTTTGAACTATAAACCAATTCAAAACTTATTGTTAACACTAGAGCATGAACAGGTAGGGAGTTATAATACAAGCTTTGAAGGGCAGGCTGTTATAGGACAAGACACTTTGGGAGCTGATGTTTTAGGAACATCAACGTATAAAGGACATAATATTTTAAATCTTAGAGCCAATTACACCTACAAACAATTTGAAATTTGGGGGCAGGCTTTAAATATATTTGATACACTCTATGCAGTAAGAGCTTCTTATAGTAGATGGAGTAAGCAAAATACATATAGTATAGGAAACCCAAGAGCATTTCATTTTGGTGTAAAGTATAACTTTTAA
- the tyrS gene encoding tyrosine--tRNA ligase codes for MTKNLVEELQWRGMIHDIMPGTEEQLQKEMTTAYIGFDPTSDSLHIGSLVPIILLVHIEKAGHKPIALVGGATGMIGDPSGKSDERNLLNEEALANNVAGIKRTLARFLNFDNGSANSPILVNNYDWMKDFSFIEFARDVGKRITVNYMMAKDSVKKRISGESGGGMSFTEFTYQLIQGYDFYHLNKEHNCLLQMGGSDQWGNITTGTELVRRMNVGKEVKAYAATCPLITKADGSKFGKSEGGNVWLDADKTSVYKFYQFWLNTSDEDAEKYIKIFTFLDKETIDTLIETHKEAPHQRVLQKKLAEEVTTFVHSKEELDKAIAASNILFGKSTADDLKSLDEQTFLDVFDGVPQAEVSQEDIDNGLDMIGALAAKTGFLKSNGDARRALKENSISVNKEKVKEDYTITTTDLIADKYVILQRGRRNYFLIKVA; via the coding sequence ATGACCAAGAATCTAGTAGAAGAATTACAATGGAGAGGGATGATACATGATATCATGCCAGGAACAGAAGAACAATTACAAAAAGAAATGACTACAGCGTATATTGGTTTTGATCCTACATCAGATTCTTTACATATTGGTAGTTTAGTACCTATAATTTTATTGGTTCATATAGAAAAAGCGGGACATAAACCTATTGCTTTAGTAGGTGGAGCTACAGGAATGATTGGAGACCCATCAGGGAAATCTGATGAACGTAACTTGTTAAACGAAGAAGCGTTAGCGAATAATGTGGCTGGAATAAAAAGAACATTAGCTCGTTTTTTAAATTTCGATAATGGTTCTGCTAATTCACCAATTTTAGTGAACAATTACGATTGGATGAAAGACTTTTCATTTATAGAGTTTGCACGTGATGTTGGAAAGAGAATTACGGTAAATTATATGATGGCTAAAGATTCAGTTAAGAAACGTATTTCAGGAGAATCTGGCGGAGGTATGAGTTTTACAGAGTTTACATACCAGTTAATTCAGGGATATGATTTTTATCACTTAAATAAAGAACATAACTGTTTATTACAAATGGGTGGTTCTGACCAATGGGGTAATATTACTACAGGAACAGAACTTGTGCGTAGAATGAATGTGGGTAAAGAAGTAAAAGCATACGCAGCAACATGTCCGTTAATTACAAAAGCAGACGGTTCTAAATTTGGAAAATCTGAAGGAGGAAATGTTTGGTTAGATGCAGACAAAACATCTGTATACAAGTTTTACCAGTTTTGGTTAAATACTTCTGATGAAGATGCTGAAAAATATATTAAAATATTTACCTTTTTAGATAAAGAAACCATAGATACTTTAATAGAAACGCATAAAGAAGCGCCTCACCAAAGAGTTTTACAAAAAAAGCTAGCAGAAGAGGTTACTACTTTTGTACATTCAAAAGAAGAATTAGATAAAGCCATTGCTGCTTCAAATATTTTATTTGGAAAATCAACAGCAGACGATTTGAAAAGCTTAGATGAGCAAACATTTCTAGATGTGTTTGATGGAGTACCGCAAGCAGAAGTATCTCAGGAAGATATTGACAATGGATTGGACATGATTGGTGCTTTGGCAGCTAAAACAGGTTTCTTAAAATCTAATGGTGATGCAAGAAGAGCATTAAAAGAAAATTCTATTTCTGTAAATAAAGAAAAGGTAAAAGAAGATTATACAATTACTACTACAGATTTAATAGCAGATAAATATGTTATTTTACAGAGAGGAAGAAGAAATTATTTCTTAATAAAAGTAGCTTAA
- a CDS encoding SDR family oxidoreductase gives MILVTGGTGLVGAHLLYHLTLKNNTIRAIYRTDEKRAHVKKIFSFYTENITPLYAKIEWIKADITDVPSLKPVFNNITQVYHCAALVSFDPKDYRKMRQVNIEGTANLINFSIEGSVDKFCFVSSIAAVGDSINGNPINEENEWSDNGEQHGYAITKYGAEMEVWRGSQEGLDVVIVNPGVILGGGFWSEGSGKLFSQVYNGFKFYTEGVTGFVGVTDVVKVMIQLMESNIKNERYILVTENSSFKDVLFAIADGLNKKRPSIKIGKLATEVFWRIDWVLTKLTGKTPLLTKNSAKSSHNISRYSAKKIQQQLSYTFNSLEKTINTVCKEYKR, from the coding sequence ATGATTTTAGTTACTGGCGGAACAGGTTTAGTTGGAGCTCATTTATTGTATCATTTAACTTTAAAAAATAACACAATTAGGGCTATTTATAGAACAGATGAAAAACGTGCGCACGTAAAAAAAATCTTTTCCTTTTATACAGAAAACATAACACCTCTTTATGCTAAAATTGAATGGATTAAAGCAGATATTACAGATGTTCCTTCTTTAAAACCTGTTTTTAACAATATAACCCAAGTATATCATTGTGCGGCTTTAGTTTCGTTTGACCCTAAAGATTATAGAAAAATGCGTCAAGTTAATATTGAAGGAACTGCCAATTTGATTAACTTTTCTATTGAAGGAAGTGTTGATAAATTCTGTTTTGTAAGTTCTATTGCAGCCGTAGGTGATTCTATAAATGGTAACCCCATTAATGAGGAAAATGAATGGAGTGATAATGGTGAACAACACGGTTATGCAATTACTAAATATGGAGCAGAAATGGAAGTTTGGCGTGGTAGTCAAGAAGGGTTAGATGTTGTAATTGTAAATCCAGGTGTAATTTTAGGTGGTGGATTTTGGAGTGAAGGTTCTGGTAAATTATTTAGTCAAGTATACAATGGATTTAAATTTTATACAGAAGGGGTTACTGGATTTGTTGGCGTTACAGATGTTGTTAAAGTGATGATACAACTTATGGAGTCTAACATTAAAAATGAACGCTATATTTTGGTTACTGAAAATAGTTCATTTAAAGATGTACTATTTGCTATTGCAGACGGTTTGAATAAAAAAAGACCGTCTATTAAAATAGGAAAATTGGCTACTGAAGTATTTTGGAGAATTGATTGGGTATTAACCAAATTAACTGGAAAAACACCTTTACTAACTAAAAATTCGGCAAAATCGTCTCATAATATTTCACGTTATTCTGCAAAAAAAATACAACAACAACTGTCATATACATTTAACTCATTAGAGAAAACAATTAATACAGTTTGTAAAGAATATAAAAGGTAG
- a CDS encoding dihydroorotase: MEQSYLIKNAQIVNENKVFKGDVLVEGEFIKKIATTITPSEEMKVVNAEGKYLIPGMIDDQVHFREPGLTHKANIATESKAAVAGGITTFIEMPNTVPQATTQELLEDKFEIASKTSYANYSFMFGGTNDNLEELLKTDPKNVAGIKLFLGSSTGNMLVDNQEVLEKIFSSTKMLISVHCEDEATIRKNTAAYKEKYGDDIPIKYHPIIRSEEACYLSSSKAIELAKKTGARLHVFHLSTEKETHLFRNDIPLEEKQITAEVCVHHLWFTDADYEEKGTHIKWNPAVKTQKDRDGLWKALLDDRIDIIATDHAPHTLEEKANVYTKAPSGGPLVQHAVLAVLEKVKEGVLSIEKAVEKMCHNPSKIFQIEKRGFIKEGYYADLVLVDANDNWTVSKDNILYKCGWSPFEGVEFSSKISHTFINGNLMYENGIFNEDIKGKRLTFNR, translated from the coding sequence ATGGAGCAGTCATACTTAATTAAAAATGCACAAATCGTTAACGAAAACAAGGTTTTTAAAGGCGATGTATTAGTAGAAGGAGAGTTTATCAAAAAAATAGCTACAACTATTACTCCTTCTGAAGAAATGAAAGTTGTAAATGCTGAAGGGAAGTATTTAATTCCTGGAATGATTGACGATCAGGTTCACTTTCGTGAGCCAGGATTAACTCACAAAGCGAATATTGCTACAGAAAGTAAAGCTGCAGTAGCTGGAGGGATTACAACTTTTATTGAAATGCCTAATACAGTTCCGCAAGCTACTACTCAAGAGTTATTAGAGGATAAGTTTGAAATAGCGTCAAAAACGTCGTATGCAAACTATTCTTTTATGTTTGGAGGTACCAATGACAACTTAGAAGAATTGTTAAAAACGGATCCTAAAAATGTAGCAGGAATTAAGTTGTTCTTAGGTTCTTCTACAGGAAATATGTTAGTGGATAATCAAGAAGTATTAGAGAAGATTTTTTCTTCTACAAAAATGTTGATTTCTGTACATTGTGAAGATGAAGCGACTATTCGAAAGAATACCGCAGCTTATAAAGAGAAGTATGGAGATGATATTCCAATAAAATATCACCCAATTATTAGAAGTGAAGAAGCTTGTTATTTATCTTCCTCTAAAGCCATAGAATTAGCAAAAAAAACAGGAGCGCGTTTACATGTTTTCCATTTATCAACAGAAAAGGAAACTCATTTGTTTAGAAATGATATACCTTTAGAGGAAAAACAAATTACTGCTGAGGTTTGTGTACACCATTTATGGTTTACAGATGCTGATTATGAGGAAAAAGGAACACATATAAAATGGAATCCAGCTGTAAAAACTCAAAAGGATAGAGACGGATTGTGGAAAGCCTTACTTGATGATAGAATTGATATTATAGCAACTGATCATGCTCCTCATACTTTAGAAGAAAAAGCCAATGTGTATACAAAAGCACCAAGCGGTGGTCCTTTAGTACAACACGCAGTATTAGCTGTTTTAGAAAAAGTAAAGGAAGGGGTTTTATCTATTGAAAAAGCCGTAGAAAAGATGTGCCATAATCCTTCGAAAATTTTTCAAATAGAAAAGAGAGGATTTATAAAAGAAGGATATTATGCAGATTTAGTATTGGTCGATGCAAATGATAACTGGACGGTATCTAAAGATAATATTCTATACAAATGTGGTTGGTCACCATTTGAGGGCGTAGAATTTTCAAGCAAAATTTCTCACACATTTATTAATGGGAATTTAATGTATGAAAATGGTATATTTAATGAAGATATAAAAGGGAAGAGATTAACATTTAACAGATAA
- a CDS encoding DUF4296 domain-containing protein, which produces MKKGGYFLLTLVIVLSSCTSNTVYEKPDNLIPKDSMVALLTDMYVASSAKNRKNKFLKREKNYVKLVYEKYKIDSTRFDESNTYYTSKIEDYTDMLKEVKKRIDSLFDTYENELSMQDSILKQKRRDTLKGELKTKRLNKEISSKLKEKNSNLKGSSK; this is translated from the coding sequence ATGAAAAAAGGGGGATATTTTTTATTAACGCTGGTAATAGTGCTTAGTTCTTGTACAAGTAATACAGTATACGAGAAGCCTGATAACTTAATACCAAAAGATTCGATGGTAGCATTACTTACTGATATGTATGTAGCTTCATCAGCAAAAAATAGAAAAAATAAGTTCTTAAAACGAGAAAAGAACTATGTTAAGTTGGTGTATGAAAAATACAAAATAGACAGTACACGATTTGACGAAAGTAATACCTATTATACCTCTAAGATTGAAGATTATACCGATATGTTAAAAGAGGTTAAAAAGAGAATTGATTCACTATTTGATACCTATGAGAATGAATTGTCAATGCAAGACTCTATCTTAAAACAAAAAAGAAGAGATACATTAAAGGGAGAGCTTAAAACAAAACGTTTGAACAAAGAAATATCTTCCAAGCTCAAAGAAAAGAACAGTAATTTAAAAGGTAGCTCTAAATAA
- a CDS encoding uroporphyrinogen-III synthase: MKVKTILVSQPAPKSETSPYFDLADKHKVKVDFRSFIHVEGIPVKEVRAQKVDLNNYTAIILTSRNAVDHFFRIAEEMRFTVPDDMKYFCQSEAVAYYLQKYVVYRKRKIYVGNRTFPELTKLIKKHKDEKFLLPSSDKLKSLIPTELDKLGVDWKRADLYRTVVSDLSDLENVFYDVLVFFSPSGIDSLFKNFPEFKQNNTRIAVFGNTTIKAVEDRGLRVDIAAPTPETPSMTMALEKYIKEVNKK; this comes from the coding sequence ATGAAAGTGAAAACTATTTTAGTGTCTCAACCTGCCCCAAAGTCAGAAACTTCTCCTTACTTTGATTTAGCTGATAAACACAAAGTAAAAGTTGATTTCCGTTCTTTTATTCATGTAGAAGGAATTCCTGTAAAAGAAGTTAGAGCTCAAAAAGTAGATTTAAACAACTACACAGCAATTATCTTAACTAGTAGAAATGCCGTAGATCATTTCTTTAGAATTGCTGAGGAAATGCGTTTTACAGTTCCAGATGACATGAAGTATTTTTGTCAATCGGAAGCTGTAGCATATTACCTACAGAAATATGTAGTGTATAGAAAACGTAAAATCTATGTTGGTAATAGAACATTTCCAGAGTTAACAAAGTTAATTAAGAAGCACAAAGATGAAAAATTCTTATTACCTTCTTCTGACAAGTTAAAATCATTAATTCCTACTGAATTAGACAAATTAGGAGTTGATTGGAAACGTGCAGATTTATACAGAACAGTAGTAAGTGATTTATCTGATTTAGAAAATGTATTTTACGACGTTTTAGTATTCTTTAGTCCTTCTGGAATTGATAGTTTATTTAAAAACTTCCCAGAATTCAAACAAAACAATACTAGAATTGCTGTTTTTGGTAATACAACTATCAAAGCTGTTGAGGACAGAGGTTTACGAGTAGATATTGCTGCTCCAACCCCTGAAACACCTTCAATGACTATGGCTTTAGAAAAGTACATTAAAGAAGTAAATAAGAAGTAA